In Aspergillus fumigatus Af293 chromosome 6, whole genome shotgun sequence, the genomic window TTTACCCTTGAGAAGCCTCGTGTATGTTGTCCTTGATTGAACCATCTCGCGGAGCAGGTTGCGATTCGAAAACTTGCCGTCCCAGAAGGTTTTTTTTTGATAGCTGACGTGGAATACAATAGTGCCTCTTACCTCTTGCGAATACGCCGTTGATCGAGTACACCTTCGAGTTTCTGGCAAATGCCGGCGTTGAGGAGGTTTTTCTTTACGGAGGGGCTCATTCAGATCAGTTAGAGAGATACATCAAGTATGTTGACATCGGCTTTGTcttggaggatgttgacTGACCGTCGGTATCTACTAAAGTGGATCGAAATGGAGAAGCAACTCATCGCCTTTTAAACAATTGACTTTCCTCAAGTCAACATCGACCTCAGTTGGAGATGTTATGCGTGATCTCGATGGCAAACACCTCATCACCGGAGACTTCATTGTTGTTAGCGGCGATGTGATCAGTAACCTGCCCATTGAGGGTGCACTGGCGACTCACCGTGCCCGCCGCCAAGCAGACAAGAATGCAATCATGACCATGATCTTGCGCGAGGCTGGTCGAAACCATCGCACAAAATCGACCTCTGTGTCCCCTGTATTCGTCCTTGATCCCACTAAAGATCGTTGCCTGCACTATGAGGAGATTGAAAATCATTCTGACGAGCCATCTCGCCTGACTATCGACACCGAACTTATTTCGTCCCATGCGGAGATAGATATTCGACAAGATCTGATTGACTGCAACATCGATATTTGTACGCCTGATGTGTTGAGTCTGTGGTCCGATAGTTTCGATTATCAATCTCCCCGAAAGCATTTCTTATTCGGTGTGCTCAAAGATTATGAGCTCAACGGCAAAACTATCCACACGCACATCATCAAGGATCACTACGCAGCTCGAGTGAGGAATCTGAAAGCATACGACGCAGTGAGTAAGGATATTATCTCCAGATGGACGTATCCACTGTGCCCGGACACAAATTTGCTTCCCGGACACACCTATGATCTTCGCAAGGGCAATCTGTATGCAGAACAGGGCGTTACTTTGGCGCGTTCATGCGTCGTTGGACGACAAACAGTCATCGGAAAAGGCACAAGCATTGGTGACAAGACGACAGTCAAAAACACAGTCCTTGGTAGGGACTGCAAAATCGGGAAAAATGTTACATTGGACGGTGCATACATTTGGGATGGTGTGGTGATTGGCGACGGCACAACGGTTCGGCAGGCTATCATTGCCGATAAGGTTGTGGTCGGCAAGAATTGCAGCGTTAAGCCTGGCGCTCTTCTCTCATATGAGGTCAGAATCGCTGATGGTGTGACCGTGAGCGAAGGCAGAAGAATCACAAAGGCGTCGAGAGAGGAAGACGGGGGTCTACCAGCTAATGACCTGGATGTTGTCGGTGAGGGAGGCGAAGGTCACGAATATTTccaagaggaagatgaggacgaagacgacacTGTATCAAATGCTTCCTCGGGGCTGGGTATGCACTATCTCCCCACATTTTCAGGCCCCTCTTTATCACCACTATCAAATGGGTGTCAAGTACTAATATCTCCTTAGTATACAACATGGCGCAGCTCTCTCTTTCTACGGAGTCTATCTCTACCCTGTCCTCTGAGATGTCTCATTTCGGAGGATCACGATCCGAGAGCTTCGGTACTTCGTActctgaagacgaggatgcgGACCATTTCGTGCATGACGCTGCAGCCAGTGTCTACGACAGTTTGAAAGATGGTGTCACATCGGACGTTGTGCAGTTGGAATTAGTCAGTTTGCGGATGACTGCGAATGCCTCCGACCACCAGGTCCGACGAGCTGTTGTCACAGCGTTCATGAAGCGAACCCAACAACTGatcgaaggaggaaaaggtGCCGGTGAAGCGATTAGGGACCTTTTTGGTACATATCGCGAGGTTGTTGAACGGTGTATGTTCGATCGAGACAGCGACGAGAAAACCGACCAGGTCGACTTCTTACTCCTGCTCCAACAAGACCTTGTACATCGGCCTCGCGGTGAGACAGTCCTACTCTTCGCTGCTAAGGAGCTATACGATTTggagctcttcgaggaggaagcctATGAGCAGTGGTGGGCTGATGAGCGGTCAAGTGCCAGCGAAGAGATGAGGCAGGTGCGGAGTCAGACCCAACAATTCGTGGATTGGCTCGCCaatgccgaggaagaggaaagtactgaagaggaagaaagtgaGGAAGACAGCGATGAGGAGTGAAGCTCAAGTCCGGCACTACGTAGTTATGCCCTTGGAAAATGGGGGAAAAGCAGGAACGAGTTTTGCGTTATGAGGTAGTATATCGG contains:
- a CDS encoding translation initiation factor eIF2B catalytic subunit epsilon yields the protein MWLAGSEREVTWIQTVQTVLADRPRWKWDEMTPRIGLGTIFVDESLLGGTYCNQQALTTFFWQMAPKKGGGSQAKQRGNATEEVEETLQAVVLADTFETKFEPFTLEKPRCLLPLANTPLIEYTFEFLANAGVEEVFLYGGAHSDQLERYINGSKWRSNSSPFKQLTFLKSTSTSVGDVMRDLDGKHLITGDFIVVSGDVISNLPIEGALATHRARRQADKNAIMTMILREAGRNHRTKSTSVSPVFVLDPTKDRCLHYEEIENHSDEPSRLTIDTELISSHAEIDIRQDLIDCNIDICTPDVLSLWSDSFDYQSPRKHFLFGVLKDYELNGKTIHTHIIKDHYAARVRNLKAYDAVSKDIISRWTYPLCPDTNLLPGHTYDLRKGNLYAEQGVTLARSCVVGRQTVIGKGTSIGDKTTVKNTVLGRDCKIGKNVTLDGAYIWDGVVIGDGTTVRQAIIADKVVVGKNCSVKPGALLSYEVRIADGVTVSEGRRITKASREEDGGLPANDLDVVGEGGEGHEYFQEEDEDEDDTVSNASSGLVYNMAQLSLSTESISTLSSEMSHFGGSRSESFGTSYSEDEDADHFVHDAAASVYDSLKDGVTSDVVQLELVSLRMTANASDHQVRRAVVTAFMKRTQQLIEGGKGAGEAIRDLFGTYREVVERCMFDRDSDEKTDQVDFLLLLQQDLVHRPRGETVLLFAAKELYDLELFEEEAYEQWWADERSSASEEMRQVRSQTQQFVDWLANAEEEESTEEEESEEDSDEE